In one Melopsittacus undulatus isolate bMelUnd1 chromosome 4, bMelUnd1.mat.Z, whole genome shotgun sequence genomic region, the following are encoded:
- the TRIM8 gene encoding E3 ubiquitin-protein ligase TRIM8, translated as MAENWKNCFEEELICPICLHVFVEPVQLPCKHNFCRGCIGEAWAKESGLVRCPECNQAYNQKPNLEKNLKLTNIVEKFNSLNLEKPPSVLHCVFCRRGPPLPAQKICLRCEAPCCQSHVQTHLQQPSTARGHLLVEADDVRAWSCPQHNAYRLYHCEAEQVAVCQFCCYYSGAHQGHSVCDVEIRRNEIRKMLMKQQDRLEEREQDIEEQLYKLESDKRLVEEKVSQLKDEVRLQYEKMHQILDEDLRKTMEILDKAQAKFCNENAAQVLHLNERMQEAKKLLSSVQVMFDKTEDINFMKNTKSVKILMDRTQNCTGGSLPPPKIGHLNSKLFLNEIAKKEKQLRKLLEGPLSTPVPFLQSIPMYPCTVSNSGAEKRKHSTAFPEGSFLEPSSGTVASQYMSQGASAGEGQSAQAMVPCSSTQHIVGLPSGPQPVHSGSVFNPSHYPNTTSSQQSVLSQYGGRKILVCSVDNCYCSSVSNHSGHQPYPRSGHFPWTVSSQEYSHPLPPAPAVPQSLPGLAVREWIDASQQHGRQDFYRVYGQPSAKHYVTS; from the exons ATGGCCGAGAATTGGAAGAACTGCTTCGAAGAGGAGCTCATCTGCCCCATCTGCCTGCACGTCTTCGTGGAGCCGGTCCAGCTGCCCTGCAAGCACAACTTCTGCCGGGGCTGCATCGGGGAGGCGTGGGCCAAGGAGTCGGGCTTGGTGCGGTGCCCGGAGTGCAACCAGGCTTACAACCAGAAGCCCAACCTGGAGAAGAACCTGAAGCTCACCAACATTGTGGAGAAGTTCAACTCCCTTAACCTGGAGAAGCCCCCCTCGGTCTTGCACTGCGTCTTCTGCCGCCGGGGCCCGCCGCTGCCGGCCCAGAAGATCTGCTTGAGGTGCGAGGCTCCGTGTTGCCAGTCCCACGTCCAGACCCACCTGCAGCAGCCGTCCACGGCTCGGGGCCATCTCCTGGTGGAGGCGGACGACGTGCGGGCCTGGAGCTGCCCCCAGCACAACGCCTACCGCCTGTACCACTGCGAGGCCGAGCAGGTGGCCGTCTGCCAGTTCTGCTGCTACTACAGCGGGGCCCACCAGGGACACTCGGTCTGTGACGTGGAGATCCGCCGCAATGAGATCAGG aagatgctgatgaaGCAGCAGGACCGCCTGGAGGAGCGGGAGCAAGACATCGAAGAGCAGCTCTACAAGCTGGAATCAGACAAGCGGCTGGTCGAG GAGAAAGTGAGCCAGCTGAAGGACGAGGTGCGCCTGCAGTACGAGAAGATGCACCAGATCTTGGATGAGGACTTGCGGAAGACCATGGAGATCCTGGACAAGGCCCAGGCCAAGTTCTGCAACGAGAACGCAGCACAGGTCCTCCATCTCAATGAGCGCATGCAGGAGGCCAAGAAGCTCCTCAGCTCTGTGCAGGTGATGTTCGACAAAACTGAGGACATCAACTTCATGAAG AACACCAAGTCTGTGAAAATCTTAATGGACAG GACCCAGAACTGTACAGGTGGCAGCCTGCCCCCACCTAAAATCGGCCACCTCAACTCCAAGCTCTTCCTAAACGAGATCgccaagaaggaaaagcagctcaggAAGTTGCTGGAAG GTCCTCTGAGCACCCCCGTCCCcttcctgcagagcatccccatGTACCCCTGCACTGTCAGCAACTCCGGCGCGGAGAAGCGCAAGCACTCCACCGCCTTTCCCGAGGGCAGCTTCCTCGAGCCATCGTCCGGGACTGTGGCGAGCCAGTACATGAGCCAGGGCGCTTCGGCTGGCGAGGGGCAGTCCGCACAAGCCATGGTGCCTTGTAGCTCCACACAGCACATAGTTGGACTTCCCAGCGGCCCGCAGCCGGTGCACTCGGGCTCCGTCTTCAACCCATCTCACTACCCCAACACCACATCATCTCAGCAGTCCGTGCTCTCCCAGTACGGTGGGCGCAAAATCCTCGTCTGCTCCGTGGATAACTGTTACTGTTCCTCCGTGTCCAACCACAGCGGGCACCAGCCCTACCCGCGGTCGGGGCACTTCCCCTGGACGGTCTCATCGCAGGAGTATTCGCACCCGCTGCCGCCTGCCCCTGCCGTCCCACAGTCGCTCCCGGGACTTGCCGTGAGGGAATGGATTGACGCATCCCAGCAGCACGGGCGGCAGGATTTCTATAGGGTGTACGGCCAGCCGTCGGCGAAACACTACGTCACCAGTTAA